One region of Faecalibacter bovis genomic DNA includes:
- a CDS encoding pyruvate dehydrogenase complex dihydrolipoamide acetyltransferase has translation MAEIITMPRLSDTMEEGTVVKWHKNVGDKVSEGDVIAEIETDKAIQEFESEFDGTLLYQGANENEPAPVDTILAIIGNEGEDISALIGGAPKAVATEEVREEVAPVAAETTTSAQVPSNVDVITMPRLSDTMEEGTVVVWHKQVGDSVKEGDILAEIETDKAVQEFESEYDGVLLYQGAKENEPAPVDTILAIIGEAGTDVSAIVANGGKVTAPVQASTEVIEDEKPVVVELEVPQTQVSNERIFASPLAKSIAKDKGINLAEVQGSGDQGRIVKKDVENFQPAAKVEAPVEVKSEVITPAAPVQQYVAGEDTEIPNSQMRKVIAKRLAESKYSAPHYYLNVELDMDNAIEARKQLNTVPNTKVSFNDIIVKACAMAIRKHPAINTTWYDDKIVQHGNINIGVAVAVEDGLLVPVVKNTDQKSFSQISAEVRDYAGRARDRKLKADEMEKSTFSVSNLGMFGIESFTSIINQPNSCILSVGAIIEKPVVKNGQIVVGNTMKLTLACDHRTVDGATGAQFLQTLKMYIENPVTMLV, from the coding sequence ATGGCAGAAATTATTACAATGCCTCGCTTAAGCGACACAATGGAGGAAGGAACTGTTGTTAAGTGGCATAAAAATGTAGGAGATAAAGTTTCAGAAGGTGATGTAATTGCTGAAATTGAAACTGATAAAGCAATCCAAGAATTCGAATCTGAATTTGACGGAACATTATTATACCAAGGAGCAAATGAAAATGAACCTGCTCCGGTAGATACTATATTAGCAATTATCGGAAATGAAGGTGAAGATATTTCAGCTTTAATCGGTGGTGCGCCAAAAGCAGTAGCTACAGAAGAAGTGAGAGAAGAGGTTGCTCCAGTAGCAGCTGAAACTACAACTTCAGCTCAGGTTCCATCTAATGTAGATGTAATTACAATGCCTCGTCTTTCTGATACAATGGAAGAAGGAACGGTAGTTGTATGGCACAAACAAGTTGGAGATTCAGTAAAAGAAGGTGATATTTTAGCTGAAATCGAAACAGATAAAGCTGTTCAAGAATTTGAGTCTGAATATGACGGAGTTTTATTATACCAAGGAGCAAAAGAGAATGAGCCTGCACCAGTTGATACTATTTTAGCTATTATTGGTGAAGCTGGAACTGACGTTTCTGCAATCGTAGCAAACGGAGGAAAAGTTACTGCGCCTGTTCAAGCATCAACTGAAGTTATAGAAGATGAAAAACCTGTTGTTGTGGAATTAGAAGTTCCTCAAACGCAAGTTTCTAATGAACGTATTTTCGCTTCTCCATTAGCAAAATCAATAGCAAAAGATAAAGGAATCAATTTAGCAGAAGTTCAAGGTTCTGGTGATCAAGGTCGTATCGTAAAGAAAGACGTTGAAAACTTCCAACCAGCTGCTAAAGTAGAAGCTCCTGTTGAGGTTAAATCTGAAGTAATAACTCCAGCAGCTCCAGTTCAACAATATGTTGCAGGTGAAGATACTGAGATTCCAAACTCTCAAATGCGTAAAGTTATTGCGAAGCGTTTAGCAGAATCTAAATATTCAGCTCCACATTATTATTTAAATGTAGAGTTAGATATGGATAATGCGATCGAAGCGCGTAAGCAATTAAATACAGTGCCAAACACAAAAGTTTCTTTCAACGATATTATTGTTAAAGCTTGTGCTATGGCTATTCGCAAACATCCAGCAATCAACACAACTTGGTACGATGACAAAATTGTACAACACGGAAATATTAATATTGGTGTAGCAGTTGCGGTAGAAGATGGATTGTTAGTGCCAGTTGTTAAAAACACAGACCAAAAATCATTCTCTCAAATTTCTGCTGAGGTTAGAGATTATGCAGGTCGTGCAAGAGATCGTAAATTAAAAGCTGACGAGATGGAAAAATCTACTTTCTCAGTTTCTAACTTAGGTATGTTCGGTATCGAATCGTTTACTTCGATTATCAATCAACCAAACTCTTGTATTTTATCAGTAGGTGCTATTATCGAGAAACCTGTTGTTAAAAATGGTCAAATTGTTGTTGGTAATACAATGAAATTGACTTTAGCTTGTGATCACCGTACAGTAGACGGAGCTACAGGTGCACAATTCTTACAAACGTTAAAAATGTATATCGAGAATCCAGTAACAATGTTAGTGTAA
- a CDS encoding cytidine deaminase has product MKKEKISFEYEVFDSFNELQEENKTLVLRANQISKSAYAPYSNFHVGAAVELEDGQIFVSSNQENASYPVGTCAERGLLAFVNANYPNIKVKKLAVSTININKPLPPCGMCRQYILEIEKKQNDNIALFLSGNEGQVFKVDSAKDLLPLHFTEDFLD; this is encoded by the coding sequence ATGAAGAAAGAAAAAATTAGTTTCGAATACGAAGTGTTCGATTCTTTCAATGAATTGCAAGAAGAAAATAAAACATTAGTTTTAAGAGCAAATCAAATCTCAAAATCAGCTTACGCACCGTATTCTAACTTTCATGTTGGTGCAGCTGTAGAATTAGAAGATGGTCAAATCTTCGTAAGTAGTAATCAAGAAAACGCGTCTTATCCGGTAGGAACTTGTGCAGAACGTGGATTGCTAGCTTTTGTCAACGCAAATTATCCTAATATCAAAGTAAAAAAATTAGCTGTATCAACAATTAATATCAACAAACCTTTGCCTCCTTGCGGTATGTGTCGTCAATACATTCTTGAAATTGAAAAGAAACAAAACGATAACATAGCGTTGTTTTTATCAGGAAACGAAGGGCAAGTATTTAAAGTTGATAGTGCTAAAGATTTACTTCCTCTTCATTTTACAGAAGATTTTTTAGACTAG
- a CDS encoding CopD family protein, giving the protein MGYNYLIYKAIHVIFVVSYFAGLFYIVRLMIYHTETQTMEEPKKSILQEQYTYMEKKLWNVITVPALTILVVMGINMLWKNPALLNVAWMKSKLGMVSVLLIYHFWCWRTLKQLKNNIFKYTSVQLRMMNEVATILLFVIVFAVIQKSYFGEYWHWSIISFFGAGVILMLIVRLININNKK; this is encoded by the coding sequence ATGGGATATAATTATCTTATATACAAAGCAATCCACGTCATTTTTGTAGTCAGTTATTTTGCTGGTTTATTTTATATCGTTCGTTTAATGATTTATCATACCGAAACGCAAACAATGGAAGAGCCAAAAAAATCTATCCTACAAGAACAGTACACCTATATGGAAAAAAAGCTTTGGAATGTAATTACAGTTCCGGCTTTAACTATTTTGGTTGTAATGGGAATTAATATGCTTTGGAAAAACCCAGCTTTACTAAATGTAGCTTGGATGAAAAGTAAATTAGGAATGGTTTCCGTTTTACTAATCTATCATTTTTGGTGCTGGAGAACTTTAAAACAATTGAAGAATAACATTTTTAAATATACATCTGTACAATTAAGAATGATGAATGAAGTTGCTACAATTTTATTATTCGTAATTGTGTTTGCAGTGATTCAGAAAAGTTATTTCGGAGAGTATTGGCATTGGTCAATCATTAGCTTTTTCGGAGCAGGTGTAATACTTATGCTAATTGTTCGTTTAATTAACATTAATAATAAAAAATAA
- a CDS encoding PhoH family protein: MTEINIELTEINAQDFYGPNNEHLKRIKEYYPKLRIIGRGKVLTVFGNEDELIVFDQKIAKIIQHILKYNRLSNRELEIIMTEDNNEMLQMKKEDEIIVHGVNGKIIKPQTPNQHKLVQTVYNKDMVFAIGPAGTGKTYTAVALAVQALKNKEVRRIIMTRPAVEAGENLGFLPGDMKDKLDPYLQPLYDALKDMIPFEKLESYTERGVIEVAPLAFMRGRTLDDAFVILDEAQNTTYAQMKMFLTRMGKNSKFIITGDPDQVDLPPKQKSGLREALHILKGVKDIGFIYLDDKDVVRHKIVREILKAYKASEDKDREDININTVKN, from the coding sequence TTGACTGAAATTAATATAGAGCTAACTGAAATTAATGCACAGGATTTCTATGGTCCTAATAATGAGCATTTAAAGAGGATAAAAGAATATTATCCTAAACTTAGAATTATTGGTAGAGGAAAAGTTTTAACTGTTTTTGGGAACGAAGATGAATTAATTGTTTTTGATCAAAAAATAGCTAAAATTATTCAGCATATACTTAAATATAATCGTCTGAGTAATCGAGAATTAGAAATTATTATGACTGAGGATAATAACGAAATGCTTCAAATGAAAAAAGAAGATGAAATTATTGTTCATGGGGTTAATGGGAAAATTATTAAACCACAAACACCAAATCAGCATAAATTGGTACAAACTGTATATAATAAAGATATGGTTTTTGCGATAGGCCCAGCAGGTACAGGTAAAACGTATACCGCGGTGGCTTTAGCAGTTCAGGCATTAAAAAATAAGGAAGTTCGTCGTATTATTATGACTCGACCAGCAGTTGAAGCAGGTGAAAATTTAGGTTTTTTACCAGGTGATATGAAAGATAAGTTAGATCCTTATTTACAACCTTTATACGATGCGTTAAAGGATATGATTCCGTTTGAAAAATTAGAATCTTATACCGAACGCGGAGTTATAGAAGTTGCTCCTTTAGCTTTTATGCGTGGACGAACGTTAGATGATGCTTTTGTGATATTGGATGAAGCTCAAAATACAACTTATGCGCAAATGAAAATGTTTTTAACGCGTATGGGGAAAAATTCTAAGTTCATTATTACCGGTGATCCAGATCAGGTTGATTTACCACCTAAACAAAAATCAGGATTAAGAGAAGCTTTACATATCTTGAAAGGTGTAAAAGATATTGGTTTTATTTACTTAGATGATAAAGATGTGGTAAGACACAAAATTGTTCGTGAAATTTTAAAAGCTTACAAAGCTTCTGAGGATAAAGACAGGGAAGATATTAACATTAATACTGTAAAAAATTAA
- a CDS encoding YifB family Mg chelatase-like AAA ATPase encodes MLKKIYGSAIFGVSAQTITVEVNIDQGVGYHLVGLPDSAIKESNFRIQAALKNIGYKIPGKKITINMAPADLQKEGSAYDLTIAIGILTASEQIKNDEIENYIIMGELSLDGSLRPIKGALPITLQAKAEGFKGIILPKSNADEAGVVNGINVYGVENILDVIQFLNNEIELIPHQFNIEEHSLELLNNYTHCFSDVKGQENVKRAMEIAAAGGHNIILIGPPGSGKTMLAKRIASILPPMTIDESLETTKIHSVAGKLGSKSLVFNRPFISPHHTISDVALVGGGSYPQPGEISLSHNGVLFLDELPEFKRSVLEVMRQPLEDREVTISRAKFTVTYPSSFMLVASMNPSPSGYFPDDPQNTSSLMEMQRYMNKISGPLLDRIDLHIEVTPVPFDDLSKERTGEKSVDVRKRVIEARKIQTNRYLGTSIHYNSQMGPKELDTFCALDENSKKLIKTAMDRLNLSARAYDRILRVARTIADLEQSESITSKHIGEAIQYRSLDRN; translated from the coding sequence ATGTTGAAAAAAATTTACGGAAGTGCAATTTTTGGTGTATCTGCACAGACGATAACTGTAGAGGTTAATATTGATCAAGGTGTGGGCTATCACTTGGTTGGTTTGCCAGATTCTGCAATAAAAGAAAGTAATTTTAGAATACAAGCTGCTTTAAAAAATATTGGTTATAAAATTCCAGGAAAAAAAATTACAATTAATATGGCGCCTGCAGATTTGCAAAAAGAAGGATCTGCTTATGATTTGACCATTGCAATTGGAATTCTTACAGCATCTGAACAAATTAAAAATGATGAGATTGAGAATTATATTATCATGGGTGAATTATCTTTAGATGGATCACTTCGTCCAATAAAAGGAGCTTTACCTATAACCCTACAAGCAAAAGCGGAAGGTTTTAAAGGAATTATTTTACCGAAATCTAACGCAGATGAAGCTGGCGTGGTAAACGGAATTAATGTATATGGTGTTGAAAATATTTTAGATGTGATTCAATTTTTAAATAATGAGATTGAATTAATACCTCATCAATTTAATATTGAAGAACATTCATTAGAACTATTAAATAATTATACTCATTGTTTTTCTGATGTAAAAGGACAAGAAAATGTAAAACGAGCTATGGAAATTGCAGCAGCCGGAGGACATAATATCATACTAATTGGCCCACCTGGAAGTGGTAAAACAATGCTTGCTAAAAGAATTGCATCAATTTTACCACCTATGACAATAGATGAATCTTTAGAGACAACAAAAATTCATAGTGTTGCTGGAAAACTAGGTTCTAAATCATTAGTATTTAATCGACCTTTTATATCGCCACATCATACCATTTCTGATGTTGCATTGGTTGGTGGCGGATCTTATCCTCAACCTGGAGAAATTTCTTTATCACACAATGGAGTTTTATTTTTAGATGAATTACCAGAATTTAAACGTTCGGTTTTAGAAGTTATGCGACAACCTTTGGAAGATAGAGAAGTAACTATTTCGCGAGCGAAATTTACGGTAACATATCCATCAAGTTTTATGTTAGTAGCATCCATGAATCCAAGTCCGAGTGGTTATTTTCCTGACGATCCACAAAACACGTCTTCGTTAATGGAAATGCAACGCTATATGAATAAAATCTCAGGACCATTATTAGACCGTATCGATTTACATATTGAAGTTACGCCAGTTCCGTTTGATGATTTATCAAAAGAACGAACAGGAGAAAAAAGTGTGGATGTAAGAAAACGAGTTATTGAGGCAAGAAAAATTCAAACAAATCGATATTTAGGCACTTCGATTCATTATAACTCTCAGATGGGGCCAAAAGAATTAGATACTTTTTGTGCTTTAGATGAAAATTCGAAAAAATTAATTAAAACCGCGATGGATCGTTTAAATTTATCTGCCCGTGCTTATGATAGAATTCTTAGAGTTGCTAGAACTATTGCAGATTTAGAACAATCAGAAAGTATCACATCTAAGCATATTGGTGAAGCTATACAATATCGTAGCTTAGATAGAAATTAA
- the pdhA gene encoding pyruvate dehydrogenase (acetyl-transferring) E1 component subunit alpha, producing the protein MEKLTQEQYLQWYRDMNFWRRFEDKSRSLYLKQKIRGFLHLYNGQEALPAGFLHAMEPEDRVITAYRCHVWPMAMGVDPKRIMAEMCGKATGTSQGLGGSMHIFSKEHHFYGGHGIVGGQINLGAGIAFGDKYNDKKHVTICLMGDGATRQGTLHETFNMAMNWKLPVVFVCENNQYAMGTSVSRTANHEDIWKLGLGYDMPSMPVDGMDPVKVAEAAYEAIERARRGDGPTFLDVRTYRYRGHSMSDAEPYRTKEEVEAYKQEDPILNVESHILANNWATKEQLDAIIEEVKSHVEECVEFAENSPYPDANVMYDNIYAQEDYPFLDKVENN; encoded by the coding sequence ATGGAAAAATTAACGCAGGAACAATACCTTCAATGGTATCGTGATATGAACTTTTGGCGACGCTTTGAAGATAAAAGCCGCTCATTATATTTAAAACAAAAAATTAGAGGATTCTTGCATTTATACAACGGGCAAGAGGCTTTACCAGCTGGATTCTTACATGCTATGGAACCAGAAGATAGAGTAATTACGGCTTACCGTTGTCACGTTTGGCCTATGGCTATGGGTGTAGATCCTAAAAGAATTATGGCTGAAATGTGTGGAAAAGCTACAGGAACATCTCAAGGTTTAGGTGGTTCTATGCACATCTTTAGTAAAGAACATCACTTTTATGGTGGACATGGTATCGTTGGTGGACAAATCAATTTAGGTGCTGGTATTGCATTTGGTGATAAATACAACGATAAAAAACATGTAACTATTTGTTTAATGGGAGATGGTGCTACGCGTCAAGGAACATTACACGAAACTTTCAATATGGCTATGAACTGGAAATTACCAGTTGTATTCGTTTGTGAAAACAACCAATACGCAATGGGAACTTCAGTAAGTCGTACTGCAAATCACGAAGATATTTGGAAATTAGGTTTAGGGTATGATATGCCTTCTATGCCTGTAGATGGTATGGATCCTGTTAAAGTTGCTGAAGCTGCTTATGAAGCGATTGAGCGTGCTCGTCGTGGAGATGGACCAACTTTCTTAGATGTTCGTACATACCGTTACCGTGGACACTCAATGTCTGATGCAGAACCTTACCGTACAAAAGAAGAGGTTGAAGCATACAAACAAGAAGATCCAATTTTAAATGTTGAGTCTCATATCTTAGCTAACAATTGGGCTACAAAAGAACAATTAGACGCTATTATCGAAGAAGTGAAATCTCATGTGGAGGAATGTGTTGAATTTGCAGAAAATTCACCTTATCCAGATGCTAATGTGATGTATGATAATATTTACGCACAAGAAGATTATCCATTCTTAGATAAAGTTGAAAATAACTAA
- a CDS encoding YihY/virulence factor BrkB family protein: MYFYDNQQTTMDKLKFIFNILKQTIVEFGDDRIMKMSASLTYYTIFSLSPLILIIISSASLFYKKDAIENRLFYELKNVVGPDVALSIQNFVANSTLSGDSSVALYIGIGVLLFGSTTMFTDMQDSLNLIWRVEAVPKRAWLKQIINRILSFSVILGLGLILMTTVILNSVLVGFGEEIFSTLQFDTKLTSASVILINNALSVLLSILIFYILFKVLPDAKIKTRPALIGALFTAILFFIAKYLIGIYISNTRYTTIFGSAGSLVILLLWIYYVATIIYLGAKFTKVYAEHMGYPIIPTKNAKLRQVTFVQNENPNKILKDEV; the protein is encoded by the coding sequence TTGTACTTTTACGATAACCAACAAACTACTATGGATAAATTAAAATTCATCTTTAATATTCTTAAGCAAACAATTGTTGAATTTGGGGATGATCGCATCATGAAAATGAGTGCATCATTAACATATTATACTATATTTTCGTTATCACCATTAATATTGATAATTATTTCTAGCGCAAGTCTTTTTTATAAAAAAGATGCTATAGAGAATAGATTGTTTTATGAACTTAAAAATGTAGTTGGCCCAGATGTAGCTTTGTCAATACAAAATTTTGTAGCCAATTCTACCTTATCAGGAGATAGTTCTGTCGCATTATACATCGGTATTGGAGTTTTACTTTTCGGTTCTACAACGATGTTTACGGATATGCAAGATTCATTAAATTTAATTTGGCGAGTGGAAGCAGTTCCCAAAAGAGCTTGGTTAAAACAAATTATTAATAGAATTTTATCATTTTCAGTAATTTTAGGACTAGGATTAATATTAATGACAACCGTGATTCTAAATAGTGTTTTAGTAGGATTCGGAGAAGAAATTTTCTCAACCTTACAATTCGACACAAAACTAACATCAGCTTCAGTAATATTAATTAATAATGCATTAAGTGTACTGTTATCCATTTTAATATTTTATATTTTATTCAAGGTTTTGCCTGATGCAAAAATTAAAACACGTCCTGCATTAATTGGTGCTTTATTTACAGCAATATTATTCTTTATTGCAAAATATTTAATTGGTATATATATATCTAATACCCGTTATACAACCATTTTTGGTTCAGCAGGGTCCTTAGTAATTTTATTGTTATGGATTTATTACGTTGCAACTATTATATATTTAGGCGCTAAGTTCACCAAAGTTTATGCAGAGCATATGGGTTATCCAATTATACCTACCAAAAACGCTAAATTGCGTCAAGTAACATTTGTCCAGAATGAAAATCCAAATAAGATTTTGAAAGATGAGGTTTAA
- a CDS encoding SAM hydrolase/SAM-dependent halogenase family protein — protein sequence MAIITLTTDFGVKDYFVSSIKGAILKELPEVTIIDISHHISPYDISEAAYIIRNSYDDFPTGTIHIIGVNSLSTPDQRPICAKINGHYFICSDNGILSLICQNHQPEEIFEITINPESLDSLFPEKAIFVPVACHIARGGLPTLVGQKRKKIKILNELKPNYRDERILTGYVIYIDRFGNVITNITRKYFEEIANGREYNIVLRQKDYSMTDVDVIFDHYHGIVQDFSKETHAMAKTLCLFNSAGFLEVTLYKSNPEITGAANKLMGLKKGDTITIEFKN from the coding sequence ATGGCAATTATTACGTTAACAACCGATTTTGGTGTAAAAGATTATTTTGTATCTAGCATTAAGGGAGCAATTCTGAAAGAATTGCCGGAGGTTACAATTATTGATATTTCGCACCACATAAGTCCTTATGATATTTCGGAGGCTGCATATATAATTCGTAATTCGTATGACGATTTCCCAACAGGTACAATTCATATTATCGGAGTAAACTCGTTAAGCACACCAGATCAAAGACCTATTTGTGCAAAAATTAACGGGCACTACTTTATTTGTTCTGATAATGGAATATTATCCTTGATTTGTCAAAATCATCAACCTGAAGAAATTTTTGAAATAACAATAAATCCTGAGAGTTTAGATAGTTTATTTCCTGAAAAGGCAATTTTTGTTCCTGTTGCTTGTCACATTGCAAGAGGTGGATTACCAACTTTAGTAGGGCAAAAACGTAAAAAGATTAAAATCTTAAATGAATTAAAGCCTAATTATCGTGATGAAAGGATATTAACAGGTTATGTTATTTACATCGATCGATTCGGAAATGTGATTACGAATATCACTCGAAAATATTTTGAAGAAATTGCAAACGGTAGAGAATATAACATTGTTTTACGTCAGAAAGATTATTCGATGACGGATGTAGATGTTATTTTTGATCACTATCACGGAATTGTTCAAGATTTCTCTAAAGAAACTCATGCGATGGCAAAAACTTTATGTTTATTCAATTCGGCAGGATTTCTAGAAGTTACATTGTATAAAAGTAATCCTGAAATTACTGGTGCTGCAAATAAATTAATGGGACTAAAGAAAGGAGATACAATAACAATTGAGTTTAAAAATTAA